One Ranitomeya imitator isolate aRanImi1 chromosome 4, aRanImi1.pri, whole genome shotgun sequence genomic window, gaggccagagctccccttgctcgctgactctcctctctctgctctgccatctccatcttggccagctccactttggtccgctctgccatctccatcttggttagctctatcctggtctgctcggccatcttttccttcagatcattacgcacatcagccatcacctctcgtatgatctctactgcagggtttgggtcatagaacgccagtctgttctttacctccctctggaattcagtctcctccacgttcacattggggggcactgcactgtcgtgttccatgatggctgctatcaaatccgcttttgttttgttgctggcgattaaccctcgggcttccaccagatcttttaatgtagtcctctttaacttctggtagttgtcttccattcattcctttcctcctgtagaaggggtatcacttcCCGCTGTCTGCCGCCAgtataacggggtctactgtgctgtagtacctctttcagcacctcccatgtttcaggaggtccactctgcttttgctggattctgaatgaaggacgctggctggaattccttgattacgtgagagcatataaaagctgactgctactccacgtatttccagtctaaaagaaaacAGTTTATTCACTGCACACAGAatgtataacacagatacacagggcaggccaatagaaaaagcaggccagacatacattacaatagccgcagggggccggagcctgctgatatttactgtgggaattacaaaggtgggggaggtcagaaggagaatatcttgtcccctctgaccaggggcacaccctgtggactgatgcatttcacatggaacctattatacataatatatactgcataacatattcttggtgctgggggttctgtaacaccttgGGTGCAAAATAATGGGGTTAAGCtgttagggtgcgtgtccactgtccggagtacatccggattagctgcagattgaatGCTGCGTACAACCGCAGTGTTCAATCCGCGGCGTCcagttgttacagcatagtggaggggattttatgaaatcccgtctccactatgcatgcgaaCATGCACTCGGCGGCCCTGCATTTCagaacatgtggcgcgtctttttagaaagcAGCATGTCGGTTTACATTGCGGCGACGCTGCATCGCCATAAGGTAAATCACAGGACCCTatgaatggggtgcggagattccggatgtgtgcaatgaacacatctggaatcaccgagcatatagaagggggcggcgctttggtggAGCGAGttttccactccgtccaaagcgccggcaatcCGGAACGTGGAACCTTACCCTTAGTGTTTGTgtgttgaggaaaaaaaatgaaaaaatgtatttaaaaaaaaaaaaaaaatatatatatatatatatatatatatatatatacacagtacagaccaaaagtttggacacatcttctcatttaaagatttttctgtattttcatgactatgaaaattgtacattcacactgaaggcatcaaaactatgaattaacacatgtggaattatatacttaacaaaaaggtgtgaaacaactgaaattatgtcttatattctaggttcttcaaagtagcctccttttgctttgatgactgctttgcacactcttgacattctcttgatgagcttcaagatgtagtcaccgggaatggttttcacttcacaggtgtgccctgtcaggtttaataagtgggatttcttaccttataaatggggttgggaccatcagttgtgttgtgcagaagtctggtggatacacagctgatcgtcctactgaaaagactgtaagaatttgtattatggcaagaaaaaagcagctaagtaaagaaaaacgagtggccatcatcactttaagaaatgaaggtcagtctgaccgaaaaattgggaaaactttgaaagtgtccccaagtgcagtggcaaaaactatcaagcgctacaaagaaactggctcacatgaggaccgcccaaggaaaggaagaccaagattcaccttttcttctgaggataagtttatccgagtcaccagcctcagaaatcgcaggttaacagcagctcagattagagaccaggtcaatgccacacagagttctagcagcagacacatctctacaacaactgttaagaggagactttgtgcagcaggacttcatggtaaaatagctgctaggaaaccactgctaaggacaggcaacaagcagaagagacttgtttgggctaaagaacacaaggaatggatattagaccagtggaaatgtgagctttggtctgatgagtccgaatttgagatctttggttccaaccactgtgtctttacgacgcagaaaaggtgaacggatggattctacatgcctggttcccacaatgaagcatggaggaggtgtgatggtgtagggtgctttgctggtgacactgttagggatttattcaaaattgaaggaatactgaaccagcatgtctaccacagcatcttgcagcggcatgctattccatcggtTTAcgttttagttggactatcatttatttttcaacaggacaatgaccccaaacacctccaggctgtgtaagggctatttgaccaagaaggagagtgatggggtgctacaccagatgacctggcctctaaagtcaccagacctgaacccaatcgagtgaaggaaaaagggcaaacaagtgctaagcatctctgggaacaccttccagattgttggaagaccattcccggtgactacctcttgaagctcatcaagagaatgccaagagtgtgcaaagcagtcatcaaagcaaaaggtggctactttgaagaacctagaatataagacataatttcagttgtttcacacttttttgttaagtatataattccacatgtgttaattcatagttttgatgccttcagtgtgaatgtacaattttcatagtcatgaaaatacagaaaaatctttaaatgagaaggtgtgtccaaacttttggtctgtactgtacatgtgttatcattccagatcctaatgaaagtgcagacgtgcatcagctgaatccaggtgattgggtggtcatacacagacagtaGCAGGATCATTGactctacagagacactggataaacttttaaatgttgactGGGACAGCAAACTTATTTGACAGCATGCTCTTTTTtataaaggacatggaaggacaaaagaaaaacaaaaaagcaaaagactGTTGGAGctttacacacagcccagtatctgcaaggactatgctgtacttagccttacccctgaAGCcatggaaggtattaacaccacactgcatgcacaatgaGGCTTGGACTCAGATTGTCTAGGTTCCTTGAGGTGCTTAATGAGAATAATACAATACAGatactctttttttctttttcttttttttttaaatccagccaattggtttagtgGCCTAGTGGGATGGagttttttggtattttacagacgtgCATGCAAActttattgttttgtttattgctttatgtAGCCTTAAAAGCGCTACTGTATGCATTACATAAGCTATTGAATAATGTATGTGTGaggaaaaaaatctaaggctgaaccttccatATCATGTATATCATGGACCCCAGATAACCACTACTGATggggaagtgagtgtccacactgagggtggatgagcAAAGCATTtagaaagcccccttatgggtagtagacccatgagacagtagttcctttgtggacatcagctgaccttgTGGCAAAAGGTTATACCATTTGCAAAAGGGggaaaattgatatagaagggttaatgttttgcctttatttGCCTTTTGCCATTATTTGCTAGAATTTGTTTAGTCATGCAAGTAGTCTTGTAGTCTCCTATTCAAGGATATTATACTTCTTatcttatatgttttcaatagtcagtaacaacatgttctgggtacatAGTGAATAAAGTATGAACCCTGGGTAAagggggggctacatgagttacattgagttatatttgttgtaaatggtataaaatactgcctcgtgTTTCATTATATCAGATAAAGTGATTTGCTCACAACATTTGTGCATTTTCCTTTTCTCCAAGCGCGTTTGTCAACTAAGGGCACAATCTCACAATTTGGCTTCACTGGTGATCTGGCTATCTGACTGTGGGCCAGAACAGGAACAGCTACAACAATATCAcggccacaaaatgacaacgtgggatgcatcacattcagcaacagaaaaaattatatatttttttaaatgtacattaggtctgcagacagggtcATATCAACACCACAACATGACTATGTGGGATACGGccggctgtatcacattcagcaacagaaaaaataaaaaaagttataatgCTCGTTAGGTCTGCAGACGGGTTCACATCACCACAACAAAATGACAATGTGGAATACAGCAGGCTGTAACATAtttagcaaaataaaaaaatataattttttttaatgtgccttatgtctgcagacagtttcatattacCACAGCActgaatgacaaggtgggatacagcaggctgtatcatatttagcaacagaaaaaagtataattttttttaatgtgccttatgtctgcagacagtttcatattaccacagcactaaatgacaaggtgggatacagcaggctgtttcacatttagctagtgaaaaaataagatttagaatgctatactcctgcatggagcacaatacaagcagtgcacaacacacttgtaggacatgtcccctgctggctttgtctgtggaactcagtaatgacaaaaaaaaatgctTGAAGGTAAatgtaacagccacactggacaccagCTAGCTACACTACCTGCAATAAACAACCACCTAATGAACtgactaaaatcttgctgctaatagTGCCAGCATCagcagcagcctctctgcgctgttagggtaagttcacacagggcgtttttgctgcgttttttagcggctattttatgctaattttcagctgctttttacagtaccatcaaagaatatgagatttcagaaatctcatgcacacacattgttttttgtgtgattggtattttgtgctttgctgcgtattttgtacatagagcatgtcacttcttttagtgtttttgctgcgtttttccagcctttgacttgaatgggtgttgaaaaaacgctgcaaaaacacagtTATcaatatttgctgcatttttgctgctgaaaattcaaggacatttgcatggacaaagagaaaaaaacgcaccaaaaaatgcaccaaatacgcaaccaaaaatgcacctaaacctgaagcagcaaaaatgccctgtgtgagctTACCTTTTCAGTGTCAAAATGgctctaaaacaagatgtctgtccTTTATTTGGAGAGGGACATATGATttaagcagccaatgacacaagccgttgtgtcaggacatggtGGGTGTTTACTGCACCCTGATTGGCAAGCCGCAATGTGGActcataaagttaggaaaaacaaaatgactgtttacaagaacgccgcgcctctgagctctgcaaaccccctcccctcatcaaacacatgccaaacgctcatgatacgccACCAtgatcgttgctaaagtgctgaaaatacttttgtggcaaagcaactattttcccgcactttttaccaaatgttactgatttttataaaatgttataaaattttgatcgtgtttccgatcatgaatctgaatgtgccatatttgtgacgAATTTATGTTTGGCCATCGTTTTCTGAATAAATCCGCTTATCTCTAGTATTGACCTGTCTTCTCAAAAGCTGGCCTGATGCAGAATCTAATATACAAAGTGATGAAGTCTTTTTGCTACAGCTAAGCTTAGGCTTGGAAGGCTCCACATTGCAATTTATGACTGGGAAGGAGTTTTTGGAAGTTCTGGCATCCACCGATTAGATTTAGTCGACTTCGGAACTTTTAAAGCAGCCACTGGGCGTGAAAGTTGCCAGGTAAAAATAATTACAAGTATTGGATGCACCCAAATGGAAATCATCATCCACCTCCCAAATTCCTCCAGAGAATATTCAGTTTAACTAAGGTCACATTTCTTGTTATAAATTATTTTTGCAACGCAATACAAAAGTCAAAATTAATAttattttaaaatgttttattCACCAAAGGTATGTCATATACCGACCATATACTGTGTGATAACATTATTCAGCACATTATTACACAATTCTAGCAAGTAATTGGCATTAAGTCAGCACTAAATAAGGTTGTAGTCTTCTCCTGGATGACTGTGGCCTTGTTCTCGTAGTCATCCATTATTTCGTGAGAACCATGGCCCACAAGAGTACTTTAGTGGACCGGTCTAGCtgttgcacatgatgtgtttttgctgcattttttcagtcCAGATTTGCCACAAAGCCTGAAGAGTTTCCGAtgcccagcaaagtgaatgagaatcctgaagtctcataaccactttgcttatttgtgacttgcacatTTGGTGGAGAACTAAATCTGCACCAtgccaattctttcagtgttttttttctgaagatttCACCCACACTAATGAATTAGGAAAAATCTGCACttaaaacacaagtaaaaaagcagcaaaaaacccgCATGTTTTTGCTGCTACCTCttcctgccaagaaatgcagaaatggtgcagaaatttctgcaccaaacacTTAAACGTGTGTACacaccctgagggtatgtgcacacgttcagggtttttttgcgtttttttcgcgttttttcacgataaaaacgtgataaaaacgcattagaaactgcagacatgtgCATCCTATCATTTACAATTGACACACACAAGAGACAGTAAAATAACTGTCACTCCAAAGAAGCAAAGAACATCTGAATAACATCTCAATTTCCTTTATTAAAGATAtaacaaaaaagataaaaaatagccACATATTCAACATCACACCATATGACCCCAGGGAGGGTAAACAGCCGGCCTATTTATGTGAAGgaaacaacaataaaaaataataaatattttataTATCTCTATGTATTAATATTTCCTTCCCAGCACAAAGAACACTTACAGAGCAATTGCATCCCACATAGCACTAAAAATATCCAAGGTGCTGCACAGCATCCCAAAAGGTTAGTAACCATATATAACTGCAAGGAAACAACATGCCCTAAAAATGTGTGCTTAATCCTTTGATAAGGAAGAGGACAAGTACATATAATCCGGTGAATAGGACAATAAAGATGAGAACAAGTGAGTGAAGCAGGTTCAAAAGAGAATGCCCGGTCGTTATTAAGCACTTTCAGTTTTAGATTCTTATTTAGGATCTAAGCTTACATGATGAGATTAATTATTTATGTTTTATAGGCTTTGCATGAAAAATTTGGTCCAAATTTCATCAATATTTTTAAATCAAAGTGTCATAAGAATTTGGTCAGCGTGTTAGTATttgccatcagagtttggtcccagtttcatcagtttttctttgaTGAGAAACAATTAAAAATAGTTCTTCTATCTTTTCCTATCATTGAAAAGCGTATCCgaatgctgtccgattttttttcatggacccatagacataCATTGCCAATTTAGATCAACACTCGGACCGTTATCGGACAAGTCCTCGTGATTTTGAGTGGGACATTTGTATCATGAAAAACACAATAGCATTTGTACCTAAAAAatggtctgaatgagccctaacaatTCAGAGATTTATTAGCTTGAAAGTCTGCCCATATAGAACGCAGTTCACTTCTCGCATAATGGTGCACTGTGATAACGTTCTTGAATTTACAACGATCATAATTAATCCTGTGACCATTAAATTTATCTTTAGGGGGTTTAGTGGGTGGGATATGGAGCTCATGTAAGCAAATTCCCATAAAAGCATCCTCCATGGGGATGACCCTTATTTCTTGGGCCACATCATAGATTTTTTTTGCCAGGTCAGCTGAAAATACATATCCAGTACCAGAGCAATAGGGTGGGTAAGTTTTATTTGGATAGACTTCTTCAGGAACATACCACTTATAAGCCTTGCTTCTTAAGGGTCCAGTGTTGGCTACAATATATCCTGTAAAGTAATTTTGACGAACGGGTAAATCTGGATTAAGAAGATGATGGACCAAGTTGTCTACGTTAAGAAACATGTCACTGTCTATCTTAATGACATAGCTGGCAGAAGGACAGAATTTGGTCACCCACTCCATACCCATTAAGGTTTTCAAAGTCAAATTGTAATACGTGTCCATGAAGTCTTGTTGTACGATGTCCCCAAAGATCTCACTTTCCTCCCCTAACAAATCCTGGATTCGCTCTGAAAAAGATTTAGATAGACCCACCAGAAAAATCCTGACCACCTCAACATCATAAAGACTTTCATTACCCCATGTTTCTCGGATTGCGTGTCTAGACTCCGAGTCATAGCATAGTCCCAAGATCATTATAACAAGGAAAGGCTTCCGGTTCTTGCACTTGTCCGGCTGGTTAATGAGGAACTTGTATGGAAATGGGTACGGAGGAGCAAGGGGGTGCTGGAACGCCGGGTAAGTCAAATTATTCACAGGTTTCTTCCTGTCCTGTAATTTTACAGATTCTTGAAACCACTTGGTGaaatgttctatttttttttcGTAGTACAATACATATCCACTTAAAGATATGAGAACCAGACAAAGTGCAATGCAGAATATCGATAAGTGCTTTCGGAAATTCATCTTGTCAGTAGAACATGGAGAAATTTCTGGAAAGGGTATAAAAGAAAAAATGTTTAGTTAAGAAATCATGGAAATATGTTACAAATTGAACCAAATTATACATTGTGGGCAGAAAATTCTACAAATTTACACAATATAGTGAAGTAAGGGAGGATGcacatttcatttttattattgtaATCACCCAGGTACCAATATTGATGTTGTCTACGTAGAGGTGTGTATGTATCACCCTAGTCTTGCCAACATCTATTGGAACCCATACACATTATATTAAAATCATCGGAAGTTTGTGATTTTGAATCATAATGAACATTCTTCAGTTAGTTTGGTGGAACAAATCATTAGTTTTGTCTGATGACCGAACGTTTAAGTTTAGTTTTAATTAAAAATGCTGGTGGAATAAGTTGGATTTTTTTCAATTGATGGTTAGCACTGGTTGCATCATTGtctaaaaaaatgcaatttttgccAATGCAGTGTGAGATGTATTTTGAGCTGTAAAAGAACAATGGTTTATCTGACAAACGAGATATTGTTCTGGCCCATTTTTATCTAATGCGTATCACTCTTTTGATATTACCTCCATAGTTTTCCCTCTTTTGTTTTCCTACAACACCATAAATAATCAATTAACACGCACATAATTTCATATGAATACATATCATTTTGTGCCATCCCCGTGGTGTATGGACGTGCTGAGATCTTCAGAGTGAAAGACAATTTATGTAACTGACACTTACTAAATTTTACAAAAAGATGTCAACAAAATGATTTCCTTCTCTGGTCCCACAAATTGCATCATAACTAAGGACTTCTGCAGAAAGGATAACCCACATGCCACACTAGATAGCAGAAGGCAACCACTAAAAAGATGTATATCACTTTGTAAAGTTTCTCACCCTGTGATCAAAATAACAACTGAAAATGTATCTGTCATTGTTTTATAAATGTTATGTACTATTGCCTTCCCACTGTTACAAATGTATCTGTTCAGATCTGTCTACGAGTGTTAATGTTGGGTCACCAATGATCTAGTTGTGGAGATACTACCTGGTTACCTAAGTTCAGACCTGTCTGCGACTATGTTAATGTTGAGTTACCAATTATCTAGTTGTGATGGAGATACTACGTGGTTAACTAAGTTCAGATCTGTCTACGACTGTGTTAATGTTGGGTTACCATTGACCTAGTTGTGGTGGAGATACTACCTGGTTACCTAAGTTCAGACCTGTCTATGACTGTGTTTGTTGGGTCACCAATGATCTAGTTGTGGAGATACTACCTGGTTACCTAAGTTTAGACCTGTCTACGACTCTTAATGTTGGGTCACCATTGACCTAGTTGTGGTGGAGATACTATCTGGCGACCTAAATTGTCATATTACTTGGCAAATATCATGTGTTAATGTTGGGTTACCATTGACCTAGTTGTGGTGGATACCACCTGGTTACCTAAGTTCAGACCTGTCTATGACTCTTAATGTTGGGTCACCATTGACCTAGTTGTGGTGGAGATACTATCTGGCTACCTAAATTGTCATATTACTTGGCAAATGTCATGTTACTGCTAATATTTGCTGTTGTACATCATATCGTTGTGAGGGTTCATGACATGTGTTATCTGTATATGCTGCGACAAATGTGTGACATATCTAGTATAGTGTCATATGTGCTATGGAAGTGATGCATGATGTTTGAGTCAATACGTTATATGAGAGAAGTGACCCTTGCCTAAAATGCCCAATCATGATATCACTGAGTGACATTATTGAGGTCTGAAGTGCCAAGTACACAGCATTGAAAATTAATATGCTGAGCTTAGCATAAACATGTATGTCCATGCTTTCTGGGTTAATACAGAGGAGTCAGACACATGCACACTAACAGCCTGGCAACATGAAGAAGGAAGAGGAGCTGACAAATATGAATATTGTCATGCCGTAAgtggtgataaaggggcaggacggcgtactaggacccgcacctgtccctaccactataatgggaccctggctttcccttatctcaggggtacctatgatggttaggagacctgagccgccagcgtatccctgtctcctgtgcaggcccaatcagtggccccctctccccccaaagaagGTGGACAGCACCAGTATAATAATACAAcacataacagggtatacagacaaggtaactaaaagtctcaaactcaccagatgctcacacaaccacagagggtacacatagaagggaagagaaggagaaaactaggaaggaaaacaggtttaacatgcaaccaaaacagcagacaccaatctctgtaaataaacctccaacaccaacactacgctccttcaacctccaagccaggcagtagaactgatcactgacaatagctgaagtcaggactgggtctatatagaggatcagattacaaaatccacttcagctgagagagacccagctctcagcaactcagcaataaggttaactcctgcattgctggcacaaagcagccaggtcagaatacaggtgaagagcttctgttcactgtgtgtgaacgaggcccagagcgctgcggttctctggaacctctctgtcgcggtagcgccGTGACAAATATCCTCACCATAGTCATACTTGCCAGTTTTGAGCAGGAGAATGTTAAGTCCTTCGCATGCAATTTTCATTGATGACCACACTCATTGAGGC contains:
- the LOC138674667 gene encoding beta-1,3-galactosyltransferase 2-like, with product MNFRKHLSIFCIALCLVLISLSGYVLYYEKKIEHFTKWFQESVKLQDRKKPVNNLTYPAFQHPLAPPYPFPYKFLINQPDKCKNRKPFLVIMILGLCYDSESRHAIRETWGNESLYDVEVVRIFLVGLSKSFSERIQDLLGEESEIFGDIVQQDFMDTYYNLTLKTLMGMEWVTKFCPSASYVIKIDSDMFLNVDNLVHHLLNPDLPVRQNYFTGYIVANTGPLRSKAYKWYVPEEVYPNKTYPPYCSGTGYVFSADLAKKIYDVAQEIRVIPMEDAFMGICLHELHIPPTKPPKDKFNGHRINYDRCKFKNVITVHHYARSELRSIWADFQANKSLNC